From the genome of Metarhizium brunneum chromosome 4, complete sequence, one region includes:
- the ubc14 gene encoding Ubiquitin-conjugating enzyme E2 14: MSTKRISKVHIPPGPHAASIFFPLSTKEEEKPNPRQEYAEISQSPPEGFTISLPPNESIHTWQITLVPPPASPFHPGKYGILLTLPVEYPFKPPAVRFTTRLYHPNVTNDSLGNVCLGILKPENWKPSTKVAAVLDALRNLLVEPQPDDPLEERIADEYRNDRPAWDKNVRLHVDKYARGEPVFPPVTK, translated from the coding sequence ATGTCCACCAAGCGCATCAGCAAAGTACATATCCCCCCCGGGCCCCATGCCGCTTCCatttttttccccctctctacgaaagaagaagaaaaacctAACCCCAGACAGGAATACGCCGAAATCTCGCAATCCCCCCCAGAGGGCTTCACCATCTCCCTCCCGCCCAACGAATCCATCCACACGTGGCAAATCACGCTCGTCCCGCCGCCCGCGTCGCCCTTCCACCCGGGCAAGTACGGCATCCTGCTCACCCTCCCCGTCGAGTACCCCTTCAAGCCGCCGGCCGTGCGCTTCACCACGCGCCTCTACCACCCCAACGTGACCAACGACTCCCTCGGCAACGTCtgcctcggcatcctcaAGCCCGAGAACTGGAAGCCCTCGACCAaggtcgccgccgtcctcgacgccctgcGCAACCTGCTCGTCGAGCCCCAGCCCGACGACCCGCTCGAGGAGAGAATCGCCGACGAGTACCGCAACGACCGGCCCGCCTGGGACAAGAACGTCCGCCTCCACGTCGACAAGTACGCCCGCGGGGAGCCCGTCTTCCCCCCCGTCACCAAGTAG
- the RRP1 gene encoding Ribosomal RNA-processing protein 1, giving the protein MAAAEAQMPFIKNLASSAKTPTTDRKLRTQSLATLQTYLSSRTGLPAADALKLWTGLYYALWMTDRPRPQQALAADLANLVLDVPAACAAPLASGFWSVLSRQWASIDALRMDKFLLLVRRAFAAQVRFARGRAWAGEQVDRMLDVWRRLAFDADDEDGVSLGLRLHVLDLWVDELEREKALGPAGDGEDEEEDDVAARDEWVRRVGDMVDALRASPVKSVRNRASESYADERLPWGTRESDGEGQGEEDEDEGWGGIDD; this is encoded by the exons atggccgccgcaGAAGCCCAGATGCCATTTATCAAAAACCTCGCCTCGAGCG CAAAAACCCCAACCACAGACCGCAAGCTTCGCACGCAATCGCTCGCCACGCTGCAGACGTACCTATCGTCCAGGACGGGCCTGCCGGCCGCGGACGCGCTCAAGCTCTGGACAGGGCTGTACTACGCGCTGTGGATGACGGACcggccgcggccgcagcagGCGCTCGCGGCGGACCTGGCCAACCTGGTGCTGGACGTGCCGGCGGCGTGCGCGGCCCCCCTGGCCAGCGGCTTCTGGAGCGTGCTGTCGCGGCAGTGGGCGTCGATTGACGCCCTGCGCATGGACAAGTTCCTGCTGCTGGTGCGGCGCGCGTTCGCCGCGCAGGTGCGCTTCGCGCGCGGCAGGGCGTGGGCCGGCGAGCAGGTCGACCGGATGCTCGACGTGTGGAGGCGCCTGGCCtttgacgccgacgacgaggacggcgtgTCGCTGGGGTTGAGGCTGCACGTGCTGGATCTGTGggtggacgagctggagagggagaaggcCCTGGGGCcggcgggcgacggcgaggacgaggaggaggacgacgTCGCCGCGAGGGACGAGTGGGTGCGCAGGGTCGGCGACATGGTGGACGCGTTGAGGGCGAGCCCGGTCAAGAGCGTGCGGAATAGGGCCTCTGAGAGCTATGCTGACGAGAGGCTGCCTTGGGGGACGAGGGAGAGTGATGGCGAGGGACaaggggaggaggatgaggatgagggctGGGGCGGTATTGACGATTGA